ATTGTCCTGGAACTAGATAATGGTAATGATTACACAATattatgaatatacttaatgcccctgagtacatattttttaaaggctaaaaTTACACGTTGTTATGTGTATTATCAAAGGGATTTGGATTAAACTTTGGTAGTTAATCAATTAGACATAATTGCACTTAGATGAGCAGCTTTATTAACAAATCATAagcataaaattcatttatttgtagcTCATATTAGTTACACTTTAATATTCTCaatcaaaaataaacctttttctaCCATGTAAAACCTAGCCTTCCCTTagacttttgaaaattatattttggtcCCTGAGAGTTACAAAAAGGGAGCTGGACTCCATTGACATCATTTGCCTGATAACTGGGTCTTATTCCACCTCTGTCCACAAAAACAGGTCCATGGCCACCTCCATGTCCTTCCTGTACAGCTTTTACAAgaggataaatatatttatttgattccGACTCAAGTTCAATTACTTCTCTGGCATAATCCTGaaattccttctccttttcaGCCATAAGAGCTTCAGTAAGTCTGCAATACTCTAATTCTGcttgtttttcttgctttgcattaaatttatttttggcctataaagaaagaaaatgcagtttCATATTGGTGcaattttctaaataaacataGCATTTGAAgttgtatatatacttttttctaaattcattgATACATGACAAGTTCTGACTTCACAACTACACCTgactttgaacaacatgggggttagggaCACCAACTCCTGGCACAGTGAAGAATTCATGTATAAATTTGACCCCAAAATTTTACTAATAACTTACTGTTGATAAGAAGCCTAACTGATAATATAAAGTCAACAcgtcatatacatatatgtattcaaTGCTGCATTCttaatacttttttcttaatttttatttttttattttttaatttttttttcctttttcttaatttttaaaaaaatttctatgtggggggcgcctgggtggcgcagtcggttgagcgtccgacttcagccaggtcacgatctcgcgccgtctgtgagttcgagccccgcgccgggctctgggctgatggctcagagcctggagcctgtttccgattctgtgtctccctctctctctgcccctcccccatccatgctctgtctctctctgtccccaaaataaattttttaaaaaagttgaaaaaaaattaaaaaaaaaaatttctatgtgGTTCATCTGCAAGTTTTTTCAAATGGTagcaaatctcaaaaaaaaaaaaatcatgtatttactgaaaaaaatccatgtataagtggacccccACAGtgcaaacctgtgttgttcagggGGCACTGGTATATACTctataatttatttcagaaactCCCATGCTTCTCACAGTAGTATGCTCAAAGTAGTGGCTCAGTGAAAATAGCCTTATGCAATACCATATCTTTAAGCAAATAATATAGCAAAATAGTTAAAAGCATGAGCTTTAGGTAAAAATCAACTGAGGTTAGAATGCTGTTTCTACCGTTTAGAAAATGTACTTTGGCAGGTGTAGAAGACCTACCAATCACTGTCCCTGACCtatccactattttttttttttttaataatctctacacgcaacatagggctcaaactcacagccctgagatcatgagtcacatgttcttccaacagagccagccagccactcctcctccctcacccccacccccatccactaTTCTGAAGGAACTCCCTCAAACCCACTGTCCTAAATCAGTCCGGTATACCATGTAATCCAGCCACATAAGATTAAATCAGCAGTGAATATCTGaactaaattaaaacaattacatGTTCTTTTCCCAGGAATTTGAAGCTGGAATGAGTGGCATTTATCAATGTAGGTTGATTGATCTGGAACTGGGTGGAGTAAGTTACTCTCAGCAATTTACCAAAAGTCAATTTATCaacatctcaattttttttctttcaactcatATTTGCAAAAGCATTGTTCCTTTaactgtttatatttaaaaaaaatttttttaacgtttatttttgagagagagagagacagagcatgaatgggggaggggcagagacagagggagtcacataatcagaagcaggctccaggctctgagccatcagcccagagcgcgacgcggggctcgaacccatgcaccgcgagatcgtgacctgagctgaagtcggacgcttaaccgactgagccacccaggcgcccctcactgtttatattttaatgaagtctgaaAACTTTTTGTCTTAGCATTTTGAGAAATGCTGAGCTTGTCAAACGTCTTGTGATTTTTGTctacttataaatatatttaatattcatgaaaatatttttctaaatcagtAACCAACACTTCAGTATAAAATAGTAGCCCAAATGTGATATCCACCATAAATTGAAATTTATAAGGAAATAGAGCAACCATAACAATATGAAATACCAAATTTTTATTAGTCCTACAATTCGAAATGAAGtcttctatgtttaaaaaaaaggctttatgTGCTATTTGTTGAATTGGTGATACAATATACAATATCAAAAGTttgaaaaggcagaaaatgatgttcaaaaagattgagaaacaaaagcacaaaaacactctcataaaatgtaaaatgctatAATTTGGGAACTTGCAGGGAAATTAGGATATGTTCGTTTGGCAGCAATTTGTAGAAAGACATTAAGGAAGTACAGAAAGGAAGTGACAATGGAAGTGAAGGATTACCATAATGGATCATAAGATTGATGCCTCAATTTTGATATGCATTAAGCATAAATAGATTtataaagaaacttcaaaaatattgttttacaaTCCTAAAAATTATAACAGATGGGGCTAAAGTAATAAGCATCTTTAGAGGATGCTAGAGAACTAATTATTTTGAATActggaaaataaagggaaattatCAAGCATTTatcctgtctttaaaaaatgtacctcAGGGATGCCAAATTGTTGATCCTGAAAAGTTCTTTGATGACTTGAGCATATGAGTAAGAAGAAACGAGAGAATATCAATGTCTTGCCACCTCGTGAACTAAGAGATCAAGCAATGATCATCAAAGGCTGTTCATGTCACAGAAAATGACAACAGTCATTAAGTGCCTTCTGATGGAATTAACACCACCTAAGAATTTTCACCAAAAGATTTGAACCTGAATCTGACCCAAACTAAATTGTATCTGAAATGCAGGGAACATAATAAACTACATCACAGGGATTCAACCATAAAAATCCAGACTGTAGTAATTCCAAAAGACAAGAAACTCTGTCAACTAGTAAAACGCCCCAACTAATAAATTGCAAGACAAACACAATAAAGACAAAAAGGCAGAACTTAAGACAAAAAAGAGAGGATAGGGGTGGAGGAGGAGTGTTAGATAAAAGAGACTTAAAAGACATATCAACCACATAGAATATACAGACCTTATTTGATCCTGATTAAAACAAcaaactaaggggcgcctggctggctcagttggtagagcatgcgactcttgatctcagggttgtgaatttaaACCTCACGTGGGGTGTggagcatacttaaaaaaaaattaaacaaaaccaacaaactaaaaaatatgaGACAATTTGAAGGAAATTTAAACACTGAATATTAATTGATTTAGACATGATAATGAAATTATGATTGTGTAAATTTATAGAGTCCCTGAGttttagagatacatactgaaatgTATGTTGATGAAATgatatctgggatttgcttcaaaataattggGCAGATCCTACTTCTGGCAATGGCTACATGAGGAAGTTAGCCATTTCGCCtccacaaaaaacaaacttattattaaaaattattaaaatcccCATTTCAGAGCACTGTTAAGTGACAATGTATAGGCAACTACTTGACAAATGTGTTTTCATGAAAAACTGCTACTAAATCAGGTAAGAATCGCAAGTTTATAGCATTCTTGTCTGGGGGCCATTGCTAtctcttcagctcaggtggtgaaaACTTGCAGGTTTGCTGGACAATGATGGCAGATTTCATTTGGGTTGAGTAGCAAAACAGCTAGAAATTTAAGGATGAGTTTCTGGAAGTGAGATGGGTAGAGAAGGACTGAAATAATAAACTCTATGAACATCCTTGACTAATTGGTAAACTACACATTCACACAGGAGACCCCAGTGAGCTTAGCAAAGATTAAAAGCCAGGGGAAACTGTGAATTTGCTGTTCTTAGAAATAACATCCTCAACCCATACACAACTTAATATAGCAGGAGTAACAGCATTACTGGCTTAACGTAACTGAACTGAACTCCACCCACATTATTGGTTGACTATCAAACTGTCAATCTGCtgaaagccaaaaataaagagaaaattttgaaaccagcaagagaaaaatgatatatCACATTTAGGGGACCAACAATATGATTAATGGTAGATTTCTAATTATAAACAATGAAGGCCAGAAGACATTGGAACAATATATTCAAAGGGCTGGGGGAAAATGATATCCAGTAATTTTATAcccaatgaaatgaaaacaaagttatttccataaatacataaactgaaaTGGTTTATTGCTAACCCATCTATGCTGAATAGAACtggccaataaacatgaaaagatgctcaacatcactaatcattagggaaatgcaaatgagaacCACAAGTGAAATACCACTTCAAACCTATTTcaatggctattataaacaacaacaaaaccaacaaacCCAGAACACAACAAGTGTTGAGAattggagaaattagaacccttgaaTATTGATGGTGGGAATTGTTAAATGGTTCAGCTTtatagaaaacagaatggtggttctttaaaaagttaaacctagaattatcatatgatccaggaattctatttctgtgtatatagacaaaataattaaaagcaggaCTCAACAGGTATTTGTATACCACAGAAGCATTatacacaatagccaaaagatggatacaacccaaatgtccactgatggatgtatgtataaagaaaatgtacatacaatggaatattatccatggatgaatcttgaaggcattatgctaagtaaaataatacagatacaaaagggaaaatattgcatgattccactaaTATGAGGTACCTGGAATATtcaaactcatagagacagaaagtagagtagtggttaccagggactgggaggaagggggaatgaaaagttactgtttaatggTATAGAGTTTCAGCATAGAATGATGAAAAAGTTATGGAGATGGATAATGATGATAGTAAATGCACTTGATGGCCCTGAACTATACactgaaaaatggataaaatagcaaattttatgtatattctaccatattaaaaaaatgttaaaacccaatgataagaaaacaaacaatccaggggcacttgggtggctcagtcggttaaacgtctgactcttggttttgactcgggtcatgatctcacagtttgtgagtttgagccccacatcaggctctgtactgacagtgctgggtctgcttaggattccctctccctctctctgcccctcccttgctcgggctctcactctctctcaaaaataagtaaactttaaagaaaaacaaaaaaaagaaaacccaattgAATAATACACAAAAGATTTTaatagacacttcacaaaagaaggcaCACAAATGGCTATGAAGGATGTATAAAGACCTTCAAAATCTTAGTCActaaggaaatgcaaaacaaaaccatgagatatcactacactaTAAGTAGTTAAAATTAAAGGATAATGATactaagtgttgatgaggatgtggaacaacttATCCTCGCATATGTTGCTGgtaggaatggaaaatggtatagccattttggaaaacagtttaagTCATAAATGATTGGATGCCAGGTCCTCTACACATATTCTAAAATCTCTGGTACCCCTATTCACCCCAACTCTGAAATCTATGAGATCTCAGTCAACATAATCTCTGGGTTACAGTTATAAAGAGGGGAAAAACTAAAAGAACATAAGCATTATGACCTGCCATatgcatttgcattttctttaatatttactaaAGCACAATAGACACTAAAGAAAAATAGTTGTGCAAAAGACGTAAACTTAGTATGGGAACTTCAGTAcagataaaaacagaaactaactcttcacattttttatatattttattgtgtcATAATCATAATGATCACCTGATCTTATTTGATAAAATAAACCACCTGGGAAACAGAAAACTAGCATGAACTCTACATTACATATTTATTGCTAAGATaagtataaacatttaagaataattaCCATTTGCTGAATATGAGCATCTCGAACTTTTTGATGTTCCTTATCAGCTTTgcgttttttctccttttcatgcTCCTGGAAAATCTGATCTGCTTTCATGATAGCCAGCAATTGTTTTTTAGCCTCtagttttctctgcctttcttcttcctctttatttttcatctagatgttaaaaggtaaaggaaaaaaaaaaagtttttatcaaCCAGTTCTCTCTAATAAAGCACAGAGTTAGAAAGCTCCAAGCAGAAAGCCAGCCAGGAGCAACGCAAGAGTGGAAAATTTACATGCACCTGGGCTGGTTCCCACAAGGccagttttcttctatttctccaataacagaaaacactgaaaacttgAGTAACattggtggtttaaaaaaataaaatagagaaacagaTGGCAAGAGCTTCTCAAGGTAAAGGAATATTTGTAGGTAAAAAATTAATTGCTACAATGTCTATAAACTATCCAAATGAAATGTTATGACAGTCAATTTTGTAGGAGATAAGGATTATCTGAAAGATCAAATACAGAAATGCAATAGAGTGATTTTTACTTGGTTTGTCTTAAAAACATTCAAATGTATATTAAGTGAATAACAATTTTTGCATTTCAGATGGTTCTGAAACAGAAGCATCTATCTTTGTATCTATCAATATCTTATTTGTAATTGATTATCGTGATATTCTGCTAGCAAGTAAACATAGTTTGATTTCAAGAATATAGGCAGGTAATTCATACATTGTTTTCCAAAtctttgctagtttttttttgtcagagaggcagagggagtggaAATTACAATGGAAAGGGCttacatttgttgttgttgttttttatttttatttgttataatttaaTTGCTTACCACAACAGCTCTATGTTCTTCAATCGCTTTTAATTCTGccttgtttttttcatatttttctctttctcttttttcccgtTCAGCCTCAGCTTCTGCAGTATCTCTAGCAATAATCAAATCTTCATTGTCGAGTTTCTCTTTCATTAGTTCACTCAGGAagttatttattctttctctcctttcttccattaGCCTATAACAAAATAACCCGCACTTGTTAAATCTTCATGAATAGATTTGTTTTGAAGccaatataattttattagaaatcatatattttatagtCTTTTACAAGACTAAATGGAGCCCCATTGCTCTTTATATGTACTAATTATTTTAAGTGGAAactaattttaatactttatttttagaataaagtttattttattttattatttttttaagaataaaaatattttagaaaagatattttaaaaatccaaagggAGGAATGTATGTAatatcttgtgtgtgtgcatgtgtgtgtgtccaggaaataaagtgttaaaattctcacaatgaaaattttttcaaaagttatCAGATACCCTTACTTGAACACTGGAGGCttaggttataaaataaatcaaaggcatttgtttatttttttaaattttttttaacgtttattcattttttgatagagaaagacagagtgtgagtggaggaggggcagggagagagggagatacagaatctgaagcaggatccaggctctgaactgacagcacagagcccgacgcggggctcgaactcatggactgtgagatcatgacctgagcctaagttggacgcccaaccgaccgagccacccaggcaccccaacatttctttaaatgaaatctCAAAAATAACTAGTAAGAATTATCAAACTCTTGAAGAAATCCATCCTATTACTATATCCTGTTTACAATTTATTCATAGCACCTTATTGACTTCATCTATTCATATGAAGATAAACAACTCTCCTTTCATACTGGGAGATTCCTGAGGTCAGAGACGAGGTAAGTCTTGTAATTCAGAGCCAAGCATGGTGCCTGACACATTCAACAATAACTAGGTATTTGTTAAAGGAATAGGGGTATTTTCATATAAGATTGggtgaaaaatacttttaaatttagataTGACAGATTTACTAAATAATTGCGTGAGTTTGCAAAGAAATGTGGGAGAAATGGTAAGAAAGAACACAGTGCATATCCCAAGGAAATTATAATCTAAAGTGGAGAAAAGACATTTATGCAAATAACTATACAAGGCAAAGGGTGATACGTGCCATGAGAGAGCTAGAAAGTGATATaggcagatgagaaaaaaaggttTCATGGAAAAAGTGACACTTCATCTAGGCTTTCAAAAACAATACTCTAAACACTTTTATTGATTGCCTACTATACTCCAGACTCTATTCCAGGTGCTGGGGACATAATagtaaaaaaaccttaaaaatctcTGCTTTCATAGAACTTTCATTATAGCTGGGGTAGACAGAGAGTAAACCAAGTAAGTAGTTAAAATAGTGCCATATCACACAATGAGGCAAAAGAAAGCAACCTAAACAGGTTACCTAAACAGGTAAGCAATGTGGAGAGTGGAGCTGTAATTTTAACTTAGGTAGTCACGGAAGGCCTCAATAAGAAGGCCTTATATGAAGGCCCTATATTTCAGAATAATGATCTGAAAGAGTTAAAGGTGAGCATTCCTCAGAGAGGGTACAGGAGTTCAGTGTGAGTGATTAAGAGGCAACAAAGGAGAGGACAGTATGAGATGAAGTCTGAGTGATGAGGCTGAGGCAGCTGGGAATTAGGAGAGCCTCATGGGcctcaataaatacatgtgatGTAAAGCCATCAGAACAGTTTGCACAAGGGAAAAGTAGATCTAGACAGAAACAGGATGTACTGCAACtggcctcctgctctccctcaTCTCATCTCAAACTTCTCACTAAGGTGAGCAGTGGTCTCCCTATCTGATGaacatttcatttgtaaaatctcatttaatccctctATTGATCTAACACCAATGACTGCTGTCTTCTTATTGAaactttcctttcttgtttctctggttttcttccaATCTCTGAAAACTATTCTTTGGTCTCCAcattatcttctttctccatttgacCCTTAAATATGGACTTCTCTAGGGACCTTCATTTTTTACCTACTCACCATAAGTAAACTCATCTGTATCCACAGTTCTAACTACCACTTCTATATCAGTGGCTCACAAAGCCATCTCCAGCTCAAATCCCTCTCCCACAGCAGAGATTTCCACTATTTCCAATCATCTACCAGATTGATTTCCTTGATATTCCAAGGGAACCCTAACTCACATGCTGCAGTTGATATCATCATGTCACTGAATGCCCTagtcatatataaaataacaagacttattcttaaaaattactctCATATTCCAACTTCTGATTTATAATAATTTCAGACAGTACTTAGTtacataagttatttttaaaagcttacctGTGTGTttcagcttctttttctttccctatttgcATAAGACGCTTTTTTGCTTTGATAAATTTTCTGATCttttcatcctcctcctcttgctGCTGCCGTTCCACAGCCTTGATGATATTTTTATCATTCACATGttccttgagggaaaaaaatgtgtattatccTATCACAGAAATATGTTTCAACATACGAATATCTAACAAAAACTTGTCAAATGGCCACAGTTTGTGACTCAGTTATTTCTCTCTCAGGAACTTATCccaaagaaataatcagagatgtGCATTAAGTTTTATGCACCATGTGCTTTATCTCAAAGTTACTTATAAGAGTGAAAAATTGTAAACAATCTCAATCTTTAATAATGAAGAAATGGCTAAGTAAATTATACTCTCAATGACATGGGAAGATACAAACAATATAATGGGCAAGTGGGGGGAAAGGAGAATATAAAATACTACATAGCAATTTCAGTTTTATACACATATGCAGATGTAAGtttgtaacatatatataactggaagaaatgaatcaaATGTTAATAGTTATCTCTGTGGTATGAGATTATATAGGTTACTTTTCATCTTaatgcttttctgtatttcctttcaaatatttccttaaaatatgtaattaaaaataattttataatcagaaaaaatacattaaatatatacaattttcatttaatgtttaaatagCTAATACAATCATATggtacacaaaaatatttaaaagatacacaatgcaggggcacctgggtgactcagtcggttgagtgaccaactcttgatttcggctcaggtcatgatccagggtcgtggaatcaagccccatgtggacCTCCGTGCTGAGCGAGGAgctggcttaagattctctctctctctctctctctctctctctctccctccctccctctggccctctcccccactcgtactctctctaaaataacaaacaaaaaaacaaaacaaaccccaagaTACAAGTGTAAAGTGTTCTTCCTTCCCCATCCATTGTCTATTTGCCTGTATTCCTAATTCCCCTGCCAGACTTGATCACTGTGAAACTAGTGAAAAAGAACTGTACCAAAGTATGTTACTGTGAAATTTTAGAGCTGCAGACATAAAGACCCAGAAatctttcagaaagagagagagaaaaaagtaaaacacaacgGATCACATAAATAGGCTGAAGACTCTAAATGACATCATACTTCTCAATAGCTATACTGGAAGCCAGATGATTATGAAACTATGAATATAAAATGCTGAATTCTGAACCAGAATTCTATATCTAGTCAAACTATAAAGCAAATGTGATTTCAAATGATAACCTTTTcagataagaattttttaaattgacctGTATACCCTTTGTTAGGAGGTTACTTGAAGATATATTTCAGCAAGATGGAGaaggaaaccaagaaagaggaaggcatGTGATTCAGGATATGGGAACCTCAGCCCAAGAAAGTAACCCAAGGAAGTGCCAGAATGACTTCTGGGCAGGAGGCCTAGAGGGCAAGCAGCCCAGAAGGAGAAGGATGGAGAACTCTGGATGGGggagctctaaaaaaaaaaaaaacaataatgtagataatttgatattatttagatgaatatttgaaaactaacATCAATATACATTTGACGGAACTTATGGAACATGTGGGAAAAAACATGGTGTACAGCcatcaaagcaaataaatacacaattattTTAATCACAGAAAAACATTTATGCAAGCAAAGAAATATAATCATAGTATATACTGTTTGGCTCTTCAGAGaacaatatttatataataatgataatgatttaGCTATAATTGTAACACAATTATtttactgtgtctccctctctctctgcccctcccctgttcatgctctgtctctctctgtccccaaaataaataaatgttggaaaaaaaaaattaaaaaaaaaaaaaaaagaaaatgcattcacTTGAAAGAAAgtctcattctcttttctctttcttgttcattCATGAGAGCACATCCACATAATTTCATAGCAAATGTAGCCGCCcccaaaatatacttaaaaaccCAATTCAATAGCAACTTGTTTTCAACCTTATTATTGATAAAAAATACGTTAAAAGTTAGGCATtggaaattatacattttttgaagagatatatattttcaacttacaaaaaACAGCCTTCtgctttcatttatctcttcttttctcttttctagttttttcctcatttctatttCATGTAATGAATTCTGTCGCCTTATTTCCTCTGCAtccttttcttcatgttttctccttctttcttcttcctcttcatgtTCCTTTATTCTAAAGCAAAAGAATAACTATAATTGACAGCAAAGCAGAAAAATAGGTTATATTTTGAATACATGAGTGAGATTCCACCCTGGGATGATGTGAAGTTGTGGGGAAACTAGTGAATTTCTTTGAGGACAAGAAGGGAATATATAAAGAGCAGTGATGAAAGCCAAATCCAATCTTGCTAAGATTgccaatattttcctttctctgaaattTGTTTCATTGCTGACCAAAATTAAGTCCTACACTAGATTCAAATGGTCCTTTGAACATTTGAAT
The window above is part of the Prionailurus bengalensis isolate Pbe53 chromosome C1, Fcat_Pben_1.1_paternal_pri, whole genome shotgun sequence genome. Proteins encoded here:
- the CFAP210 gene encoding coiled-coil domain-containing protein 173 — protein: MSSEMLVRFGRRSGQAKENTEIKNSEEDQVLYPPLLPSKVDLRQVTIIPHNEWKRIRDSLDSLTREAACLRAERKAKKEMHFRSQEVVKHWTNTYAGMKEQKLEAKKKRDEEIEAERQNLDVEEAIYKQGERKKAIEYAKQYQFYQTERVKKFHSGLLLSRVMKERDAQIESQKNKIKSDKKWEEQLKLNIEKAFKEEQEKAEKQRRDRVALANDHLKQIKEHEEEEERRRKHEEKDAEEIRRQNSLHEIEMRKKLEKRKEEINESRRLFFEHVNDKNIIKAVERQQQEEEDEKIRKFIKAKKRLMQIGKEKEAETHRLMEERRERINNFLSELMKEKLDNEDLIIARDTAEAEAEREKREREKYEKNKAELKAIEEHRAVVMKNKEEEERQRKLEAKKQLLAIMKADQIFQEHEKEKKRKADKEHQKVRDAHIQQMAKNKFNAKQEKQAELEYCRLTEALMAEKEKEFQDYAREVIELESESNKYIYPLVKAVQEGHGGGHGPVFVDRGGIRPSYQANDVNGVQLPFCNSQGPKYNFQKSKGRLGFTW